A section of the Girardinichthys multiradiatus isolate DD_20200921_A chromosome 5, DD_fGirMul_XY1, whole genome shotgun sequence genome encodes:
- the primpol gene encoding DNA-directed primase/polymerase protein produces MSRWGERLKKVEQLAQSFQQNPLTTPYKPRLWPCQPSSVWRLFPRQSLAISFAQSCKEAVHVFALEKEKAPEGQRIYLVTSYSELWHYYRVYPQSLMHCYEVIPEEAVCKLYFDLEFHKPSNKGSDGKSMVARLIQYVCDKLMDIYGIECSVENVLNLDSSTEEKFSRHLIFMLQNAAFKDNIHVGRFIHAILQPIVTKLRGESGLCKADVPQTDSNKQTHVVSETAQSPDMKRRKQEGRDLSFLLVKNKDGHSCLFVDLGVYTKNRNFRLYKSSKVGKNAAFTVARDNQFVAKPAKEMSVEESVFLASLVCNISFTGQRILTWETPETKETKTPTPYCEQGLDSNPGTFSGCLSSPYREVDNFVLTLVRKDGLQGSIRRWSYFAAEQLLVYDIAKYRWCENVGRFHKSNNVMIVVDLKEEVWYQKCHDPDCRNFRSSSFPLPQEICVSYILTLDEEDQAYLMDDIGNILPSQAPNSFVCPAEETPEAWGDEQDEREYLKSLNDFEQNSAEISDQLLLKCVADFDS; encoded by the exons ATGAGCAGGTGGGGAGAGCGGCTGAAGAAAGTGGAGCAGCTGGCTCAGTCGTTCCAGCAGAACCCCCTGACTACGCCCTACAAACCTCGGCTGTGGCCGTGCCAGCCCTCCTCTGTCTGGAGACTCTTTCCTCGGCAGAGCCTGGCCATCAGCTTTGCTCAGAGCTGCAAAGAG GCTGTGCATGTTTTTGCACTTGAAAAAGAAAAGGCTCCAGAGGGTCAAAGGATCTACCTGGTCACAAGTTACAGCGAGCTGTGGCATTATTACAG GGTTTACCCTCAGTCCTTGATGCACTGCTATGAGGTGATACCAGAGGAGGCAGTGTGTAAGCTTTACTTTGACTTGGAGTTTCACAAACCCTCAAACAAAGGATCGGATGGGAAGTCAATGGTTGCCCGGCTCATCCAG TATGTCTGTGACAAGTTGATGGACATTTATGGGATTGAATGCTCTGTGGAAAATGTCCTGAACCTGGACTCCAGCACGGAGGAGAAGTTCAGTCGACATCTTATCTTCATGCTTCAGAATGCAGCTTTTAAAGACAACATCCATGTTG gaagATTCATCCACGCTATTCTTCAGCCCATCGTCACCAAACTCAGAGGCGAAAGTGGTCTTTGTAAAGCAGATGTTCCACAGACAGACAGCAATAAACA AACACATGTTGTTTCTGAGACGGCTCAGAGTCCAGATATGAAGAGGCGAAAACAGGAAGGGAGAGACCTCAGCTTCCTGCTGGTGAAAAACAAGGACGGCCATAGCTGCCTTTTTGTTGATCTGG GTGTGTACACCAAGAACAGGAATTTTCGGCTCTACAAGTCCTCAAAGGTGGGGAAGAACGCTGCATTCACTGTAGCCCGAGACAACCAGTTTGTTGCCAAACCTGCCAAAGAGATGTCTGTTGAGGAAAGTGTCTTCCTGGCATCTTTAGTGTGTAATATCAG CTTCACAGGCCAGAGGATTCTTACTTGGGAGACCCCAGAAACGAAAGAGACTAAAACCCCAACACCTTACTGTGAGCAGGGATTGGATTCAAATCCAG GCACATTTTCTGGCTGCCTTTCCTCTCCTTACCGAGAGGTGGACAACTTTGTGTTGACCTTGGTCAGAAAGGATGGGCTTCAGGGAA GCATTCGAAGATGGAGCTACTTTGCTGCAGAGCAGCTTCTTGTCTATGACATTGCCAAATACCGCTGGTGTGAAAACGTGGGCAGGTTTCATAAGAGCAACAACGTCAT GATTGTTGTAGACCTTAAAGAGGAGGTCTGGTACCAGAAGTGTCACGATCCGGACTGCAGGAACTTCAGGTCCTCAA GTTTTCCACTGCCCCAAGAGATCTGTGTCAGCTACATCCTCACTCTG GACGAGGAGGATCAGGCATACCTAATGGACGACATTGGCAACATTTTACCCAGCCAGGCCCCAAACAGCTTCGTCTGTCCGGCGGAGGAGACTCCTGAAGCGTGGGGGGATGAGCAGGACGAGCGGGAATATTTAAAGAGCCTGAATGACTTTGAACAAAACAGTGCGGAGATCTCAGACCAGCTTTTGCTCAAATGTGTGGCAGACTTTGACTCCTAG
- the LOC124868268 gene encoding ecto-ADP-ribosyltransferase 5-like isoform X2, with protein MFSRGKLLLVSLIFSSYFSQITLSYTNLLDASSTVIDDLYDGCRKEAMEKFVPGLLNQELDKSDKLQKAWKTWQGRRTSSNCTSQIPGGNEEHTSALAIYHFGDEEFIKELNNAVETMMVNVTTYDKDFHFKALHFLLMDSMMLLRPKECGQVYLIQDDGGKIPKTNSKVRFSSFTVVDSDPDFTDLADQTIFKIKTCFYVNLDDQLCLKKLGKLLLSPAEVFTVEKVEKKTTGDDEYTEVVLTHPTLQSNHNCVMWTRSATDIPTHLFLPLLVASIIFSMCP; from the exons ATGTTTAGCAGGGGAAAATTGCTTCTGGTTTCACTCATTTTCTCATCTTACTTCAGCCAA ATCACTCTGAGTTATACCAATCTGTTGGACGCATCCTCCACTGTTATCGATGATCTGTATGATGGATGTCGTAAAGAAGCCATGGAGAAGTTTGTTCCTGGTCTATTAAATCAAGAACTTGATAAAAGTGACAAACTGCAGAAAGCTTGGAAAACGTGGCAAGGACGGAGAACAAGTAGCAACTGTACCTCACAGATCCCTGGAGGAAATGAAGAGCACACTTCTGCTCTCGCCATCTACCACTTTGGGGATGAAGAGTTTATAAAGGAGCTGAACAATGCAGTGGAGACAATGATGGTGAATGTTACCACGTATGATAAGGACTTCCATTTTAAGGCCCTTCATTTCCTGCTGATGGATTCCATGATGCTGCTGAGGCCAAAGGAATGTGGACAGGTATATTTAATCCAAGATGACGGAGgaaaaataccaaaaacaaaCTCAAAAGTGAGGTTTTCAAGTTTCACCGTGGTCGATTCAGACCCAGACTTTACTGATTTGGCGGATCAgactatttttaaaataaaaacttgcttCTACGTGAACCTGGACGATCAACTTTGTCTGAAAAAGCTTGGTAAATTACTCCTATCTCCGGCTGAAGTCTTCACTGTGGAGAAAGTAGAGAAAAAGACGACTGGTGACGATGAGTACACCGAGGTTGTTTTGACCCATCCTACTCTGCAAAGCAACCACAACTGTGTCATGTGGACAAG GTCTGCAACTGACATCCCCACCCATTTGTTCCTTCCTCTGCTTGTGGCATCAATCATATTTTCCATGTGTCCTTaa
- the LOC124868269 gene encoding ecto-ADP-ribosyltransferase 5-like, with protein sequence MFSRGKLLLVSLIFSSYFSQITLSYTNLLDASSTVIDDLYDGCRKEAMEKFVPGLLNQELDKSDKLQKAWKTWQGRRTSSNCTSQIPGGNEEHTSALAIYHFGDEEFIKELNNAVETMMVNVTTYDKDFHFKALHFLLMDSMMLLRPKECGQVYLIQDDGGKIPKTNSKVRFSSFTVVDSDTDFTDLADQTIFKIKTCFYVNLDDQLCLRKLGKLLLSPAEVFTVEKVEKKTTGDDEYTEVVLTHPTLQSNHNCVMWTRSATDIPTHLFLPLLVASIIFSMCP encoded by the exons ATGTTTAGCAGGGGAAAATTGCTTCTGGTTTCACTCATTTTCTCATCTTACTTCAGCCAA ATCACTCTGAGTTATACCAATCTGTTGGACGCATCCTCCACTGTTATCGATGATCTGTATGATGGATGTCGTAAAGAAGCCATGGAGAAGTTTGTTCCTGGTCTATTAAATCAAGAACTTGATAAAAGTGACAAACTGCAGAAAGCTTGGAAAACGTGGCAAGGACGGAGAACAAGTAGCAACTGTACCTCACAGATCCCTGGAGGAAATGAAGAGCACACTTCTGCTCTCGCCATCTACCACTTTGGGGATGAAGAGTTTATAAAGGAGCTGAACAATGCAGTGGAGACAATGATGGTGAATGTTACCACGTATGATAAGGACTTCCATTTTAAGGCCCTTCATTTCCTGCTGATGGATTCCATGATGCTGCTGAGGCCAAAGGAATGCGGACAGGTATATTTAATCCAAGATGACGGAGgaaaaataccaaaaacaaaCTCAAAAGTGAGGTTTTCAAGTTTCACCGTGGTCGATTCAGACACAGACTTTACTGATTTGGCGGATCAgactatttttaaaataaaaacttgcttCTACGTGAACCTGGACGATCAACTTTGTCTGAGAAAGCTTGGTAAATTACTCCTATCTCCGGCTGAAGTCTTCACTGTGGAGAAAGTAGAGAAAAAGACGACTGGTGACGATGAGTACACCGAGGTTGTTTTGACCCATCCTACTCTGCAAAGCAACCACAACTGTGTCATGTGGACAAG GTCTGCAACTGACATCCCCACCCATTTGTTCCTTCCTCTGCTTGTGGCATCAATCATATTTTCCATGTGTCCTTaa
- the LOC124868268 gene encoding ecto-ADP-ribosyltransferase 5-like isoform X1 has product MFSRGKLLLVSLIFSSYFSQITLSYTNLLDASSTVIDDLYDGCRKEAMEKFVPGLLNQELDKSDKLQKAWKTWQGRRTSSNCTSQIPGGNEEHTSALAIYHFGDEEFIKELNNAVETMMVNVTTYDKDFHFKALHFLLMDSMMLLRPKECGQVYLIQDDGGKIPKTNSKVRFSSFTVVESDLDFTDLADQTIFKIKTCFYVNLDDQLCLRKLGTLLLSPAEVFTVEKIEKKTTGDDEYTEVVLTHPTLQSTVAVGCKPLLQVYLSVLWLAMSSTMYNPIIYCCLNSRFRAGFKQVFRYCPFVRMSSYDELELQSTRLRPCHQSSMCTLSRVDTSILSKNKSVCSRGNRSKANFAE; this is encoded by the exons ATGTTCAGCAGGGGAAAATTGCTTCTGGTTTCACTCATTTTCTCATCTTACTTCAGCCAA ATCACTCTGAGTTATACCAATCTGTTGGACGCATCCTCCACTGTTATCGATGATCTGTATGATGGATGTCGTAAAGAAGCCATGGAGAAGTTTGTTCCTGGTCTATTAAATCAAGAACTTGATAAAAGTGACAAACTGCAGAAAGCTTGGAAAACGTGGCAAGGACGGAGAACAAGTAGCAACTGTACCTCACAGATCCCTGGAGGAAATGAAGAGCACACTTCTGCTCTCGCCATCTACCACTTTGGGGATGAAGAGTTTATAAAGGAGCTGAACAATGCAGTGGAGACAATGATGGTGAATGTTACCACGTATGATAAGGACTTCCATTTTAAGGCCCTTCATTTCCTGCTGATGGATTCCATGATGCTGCTGAGGCCAAAGGAATGCGGACAGGTATATTTAATCCAAGATGACGGAGgaaaaataccaaaaacaaaCTCAAAAGTGAGGTTTTCAAGTTTCACCGTGGTCGAATCAGACTTAGACTTTACAGATTTGGCGGATCAgactatttttaaaataaaaacttgcttCTACGTGAACCTGGACGATCAACTTTGTCTGAGAAAGCTTGGTACATTACTCCTATCTCCGGCTGAAGTCTTCACTGTggagaaaatagagaaaaagaCGACTGGTGACGATGAGTACACCGAGGTTGTTTTGACCCATCCTACTCTGCAAAGTACggtggccgtggggtgcaaaccacttttacaa GTTTATTTGTCAGTGCTGTGGCTGGCCATGAGCTCCACCATGTACAATCCCATCATCTACTGCTGCCTCAACAGCAG GTTCAGGGCTGGCTTCAAGCAGGTCTTCCGCTACTGTCCCTTCGTTCGGATGTCAAGCTACGACGAGCTGGAGCTCCAAAGCACCAGACTTCGACCGTGTCACCAGAGCAGCATGTGCACCCTCTCTCGAGTAGACACCAGCATCCTGAGCAAAAACAAGAGTGTTTGTTCTCGAGGAAACCGGTCCAAGGCAAACTTTGCAGAATAA